The genomic stretch ACGCCCCAGTGGTTGTTGTAGCTGGCGGCGGAGGCGTGGGTGGCGCCGAGCGCCGCGCAGGCGCGCCGCAGCATTTCCTTCGTCGTCGTCTTGCCCACGCTGCCGGTCACGGCGATGACCCGCCCGTCCATCCGCGCGCGCCCCGCCGCACCCAGCGCGGTGAGGCCAGCCAGCGTATCCGCCACGCGCAGCACCGGGCCCGGCATGTCCCGCTCCACCATGGCCGAGGCGCCACGGGCGAAAGCCTCCGCCACGAAGTCATGCCCATCGCGCTGGTCACGCAGCGCGATGAAGAGATCTCCGGCTGCCACGCTGCGCGTGTCGATCGAGACGCCCGTGGCGGTGAGGCCATCGGCACAGAAACCGCCTGTTGCCGCGCGCAGCTCCTCGGTGGTCCAGAGCGGGATCATGGGCGGACTCCGGCCAGGCGGCGCACCATGTCGGCATCATCGAAGGGGGTGGTGACGCCGGCGATGGTCTGGCCGCTTTCATGCCCCTTGCCGGCCACGGCCAGCACATCGCCGGGCCGCAGCGCATCAAGCGCCAGCGCGATGGCGGCCGCGCGCTCCCCGGCGTCCCGCGCGCCGGGGGCTGCGGCCAGGATGGCGGCGCGGATTGCGGCCGGGTCCTCGCTGCGCGGATTGTCATCCGTGACCCAGAGCTGATCGGCGCCGGCCGCGGCGGCGGCGCCCATCAGCGGACGCTTCCCCGGATCCCGGTCACCGCCCGCGCCAAACAGCACATGCAGCCGACCGCCTGACCCGACATGCGGGCGGAGTGCCGCCAGCAGCCGCGTCAGCGCATCGGGCGTATGGGCGTAGTCCACATAGATGGCGGCGCCATGGGCGAGGGTGGCGGCCAGTTCCATTCGCCCGCGCACGGGGGCCAGGCGCGCCAGGGCGTCCAGCACCTGCGGCACCGGCCGACCCATGCCGACGGCGAGCCCCGACGCCACCAGCGCATTATCCGCCTGGAACCGCCCGGGCACGGCGAGGGGGATCTCGGCGCGCTGCCCGAAGGCGTCAACCTCGATCACCTGCCCGGCGGGCAAGACGCGCTGGCTGATGAGGCGCAGATCACTGCCCGCTTCACCCACTTCGATGCCGCGCAGGCCGCGCCTCGCGATGATGCCGCGCAGCGCCTCCAGCGTCGGCGCTTCCATCTCGGTCTGGATCACGGCGGGCGCGCCGGGCGGCAGCAGCGTGTCGAAAAGCCGCAGCTTGGCCGCGCGATAGGCGGCCATGTCGCCGTGGTAGTCGAGGTGATCGCGCGTCAGGTTGGTGAAGGCGGCGGCGGCGAGGCGCACGCCATCCAGCCGCCGCTGGTCCAGCCCATGGGAACTGGCCTCCAGCGCCAGATCGTTGATGCCGGCGCGTTGCAGCGCCGCCAATGTGGCGTGCAGGGCCACCGGGTCCGGCGTGGTCAGGCTTTCACCACGCGGAAAGCCGGCCGCGATCAGCCCGAGGGTGCCCAGCGACGCGGCCCGCTCCCCCAGGATCTGGCGGAGGAAATCGGCGGTGCTGGTCTTGCCGTTGGTGCCGGTGATGGCCGCCACGCGCTCGGGCTGCGCCCCGTGGAAGGCGGCGGCGATGAGTGCCAGGGCGCGGCGCGGATCGGCGGTGCGCAGGAAGGGGCGCTGCGGCGCCTCGGCCGGCCAGTCGGCGCCTTCGGGGGCGAGGATGGCGGCGGCGCCGGCCGCCACGGCATCGGCGACGAAGCGCATGCCATCGGCCCGGGCGCCGGGCAGGGCGGCAAACAGAAAGCCGGGGCGAACGGCGCGGCTATCCGCCGTGACACCCAGGATGTCGGGGAAGCCCTCGGCGCTCAGGCCAGGGAACAGGGGGAGGATGTCATCGCAGCGCACGGCCTGGCTCAGGAGGGCTGGAGAGGGGGGCTAGAACCAGGCGCGGCATGGCGATG from Sediminicoccus sp. KRV36 encodes the following:
- a CDS encoding UDP-N-acetylmuramoyl-L-alanyl-D-glutamate--2,6-diaminopimelate ligase; amino-acid sequence: MRCDDILPLFPGLSAEGFPDILGVTADSRAVRPGFLFAALPGARADGMRFVADAVAAGAAAILAPEGADWPAEAPQRPFLRTADPRRALALIAAAFHGAQPERVAAITGTNGKTSTADFLRQILGERAASLGTLGLIAAGFPRGESLTTPDPVALHATLAALQRAGINDLALEASSHGLDQRRLDGVRLAAAAFTNLTRDHLDYHGDMAAYRAAKLRLFDTLLPPGAPAVIQTEMEAPTLEALRGIIARRGLRGIEVGEAGSDLRLISQRVLPAGQVIEVDAFGQRAEIPLAVPGRFQADNALVASGLAVGMGRPVPQVLDALARLAPVRGRMELAATLAHGAAIYVDYAHTPDALTRLLAALRPHVGSGGRLHVLFGAGGDRDPGKRPLMGAAAAAGADQLWVTDDNPRSEDPAAIRAAILAAAPGARDAGERAAAIALALDALRPGDVLAVAGKGHESGQTIAGVTTPFDDADMVRRLAGVRP